Below is a genomic region from Nilaparvata lugens isolate BPH chromosome 3, ASM1435652v1, whole genome shotgun sequence.
agttattttgccACCAAGTCCGAGCTCTCTACTTGCTAGGTGATAGTCGCAAAAAATAGTCGGTCCTTTCGGCATGTTCACATGCTTCTTATGTCTCTGCATGAAAAACATCCATAGATTCATTTTTAGAATAGTTCTGAGTACTgatgaacaatatatttttattacagaCATCTATAGAAATAatcatttaaattcaaaatctaaacaaatttattgaataataaataggtGAATAGGCCCGCAACTGAATTTCTAATTGTATGTGATCAACGCCAACCACCTGGTCAGGTTGGACCTGATTGTACCTACGAAGTTGTTGGTCCCAAAAAGTGTTGGCCTCAAAGCTCCTAGCATCGAAGTCATCTAACTAAAGCAATGCCAAGATTTCCAATGAAATCGACAAAGCGATGACGTCATTCTAAGGCGGTTAAATCTTATAGGTGCATCCGGGCATTAGGACATGCTCTCATCATACACTTGAACATGAAACCTGAAACGTGATCTCGAAATATTCAAGTGCAAATAAAGAAAGTAATTGAAAGTTGTACTTTGTGTATctcatatctattattattttcaattcgaggTCTTAATAATCCCACTTAGTTTTGAATGCGCTGTTTTCAACACATATTCAGTAGTACCTTATCTCTCACTATATCAAGTACTGAACTTTTAATCCCAAAAAGGTGGCAAATTTTGTTACTCAGCTTTCTTAAAAAACTTTTTACATTCTCTCAGTTTTTTGTCGATAGTTCTTGagctattttttattgatagtgAATGCAATTTACTTTGTTCGAGTGAAGAACAAGAAGTCTACCTTGGTGATAATTTCGTTTTTCAGTAATGATATGAGATTATTCGACTTATATTTCTGATATAGATTCTACCACCTCCAATTATTACACAATACCATATTTTGTTTCGAAAAAGTGTCACCTCATCATAGTTCACATTACAAAAGTAATTTTCATGTGAACTACTCATtcgaattatcaaaattatctcATAGTctgggcgcaaatgtcattccgtggtcatttttgtgtaacagccgtggaagatgtctcgatttcttcgttaggtctagcataataaggattgtgatgataagtcgaaatcacaggcaaacacctcggaaacaagatggccgccaaaattttcagggttttgctatatcgcttgtatttttcaataaccaTTCAAGATATTTAACCGTTTTtctagacgaaaatattttttaaatcttccTCCACAATTTTTGTAAATAGAATTTTCCTCTATAACGCATATTTTtctagttataaccttcaaaagcccaaaaaaactttttttctaatttgtttaaaatttcattccattataacttttttggtgcaagagatacagagaaattttaaatctatgaaatttagagcgtttttcaTCTTTGTAATGATATATCTccatgcgctgtacgtcaacgatatatcttcattcgctgtacgtcaaaaaattagttctccagcgccctccaaagaaaaccctgcatgatttctggtgcgtttttccatacgcatgaggtaacaagctagaactataaaatcgattttttcatgactacttcaagatagaaacttgcaaatggtctcaatctcttcgttacaacaagccggataagaatatttatgatggaaacaacgaaaatattcgacataattgaaaaatttaagatggcggtcattattgacagaaatttttatatcgcttgctattcagttattgtgggagatatcggattggttttaccaccaaagtgtttagaattaaccaaaTATGATGTTCGAATTGTTAGtctatattattgttatataaCAATAAGGAGGAAATAGAAGTGAAAATGGTCAGAGTTGAATTCATATTCAactcttttcatattcatagttgattttctgacttcatatttgaattcatcttttcaaagtttaaaattaaaaaaattcaaatctgaaatcaaaattcctCTATCTCTATTATTGGACGATTTAGATTTTGGTGGAGAGGATAGCCTTGGAAAGTAGGGCAGGCCGGGCTCGCGTTGCTTACTACTAGTGTGTAGTGATTTTGCTCCGAGTCGTTCAAGGACACGAGCCAATACAGGCCAAATCCGCGAGCCAAATCCGTAGGTGTGTAGGGCCCTTAAGTCTTAAGAAATGGAGTAGCTAGTAAGAGAAAAGTACTAAACTCATAGTTcttgtcaaaaatgtgtataaataattatatagttttaaaaatctgttgcaataactctcggcgggccggacaaaatctatccgcgggccggatgtggcccgtgggccgtaggttggagagccctgatCTAGATGAATGAAATTCGGAGGAAGTGATGAGTCATGCTTTCTTATGAGGAAATCAGTTTGAGTTATTTGCTTCTCTCACAATGAAAAGGATTATTTACTTCaatcaacatttattttatcgCCTGCAATTTTATTTGTTGCAGGTTAGAGAGAATGGCTAGAACACTCAAAATGTAATTAAgcaattgaagagacttgaaatattgtcaaaaatccactttattcaaataaaaattaatattttacaggagcatgctttcgtgtgtgctcacatatcatcagctgtaagttacagtgATGATGTATGAGCatacacgaaagcatgctcctgtaaaatatcaatttttattcaaataaagtgaatttttgacaatatttcaagtctcttcaattatggaaaagttccacaacatcaacattcaagCTACAAACTTAATTTAAGTAATTAAGCAATATATATAactgttgataatattaattctAACGTTCTTCCTTAGCAATTCGTCGTGTAATTGTTTCCTAAGAAACACATAACTTAACTattgacattttcatttcaCAGTAGAAAACTAGTTTTGAATCTATATTATAAACTCGTCATCGCTTGATGACTTCAATTGGTTGAGAGCAAAGTCAGATATCAGCTTGTAAGCCCACTCAGGCTGATCGGCAGGAACCATATGTCCAGCATTGCGAACCAATACCTCAGTGAAATTGCCAGCTTGCTTTATATATCCAGCCAGTTCATTGTCTACCATCCAAGCATTCCTTGTAGCATTCCTGTACTCATCCGATCCCGAATGCATGAGATTCTCAAATAAATTAACAGAAAGAGGATATGCCACAATTATGTCCATTTGTCCACTGTAAAACAATACTCTGTAATTATTGATGACTTCCTCAACTGTCGGCTGTACAGAGTTCATAAAATCTGGAATCATTTTTAAGTAAACTTTTCCAATGCTTGTGAATTCCAGGTCTCCCACGTGTAGAACTCGTCTCACCTCTGGTGTTTGGAGGTACACAGCGAAAAAATCTTCCAACGGCTTATTTTTCGGGCTGAGAAAGTTGTACAGATTATGAAAATGTGAACCATGAGCGAACAAGAGTAATGTCTCAGCCCAGCCCTGAAAAAGATCAATCACGAGGCAGgtattgtaaataaaataagattagTTGAAATATCTACTATAAGTCAGAGATCTCAAATAGAAAGATAGATAAACTCACAATTTGTTTATAAACTAAACTACCTATATTCTAAGCGTCTTATGAGCGTCTTGAATTGAGAATAGTTGTGTACCGGTAGTTCAAATAAGAATTGCCTACAATACCGTACCgtattattttatcatcaatggatagattataataaattgaccTGTGAAACTCAACTATTTCAATACTGTAATTGTTTTTCATTCTGCTTGAGGTTTCAAAACAACTAACCTATTATACACCATTATCAATGAATCATAAATATTTGCTCATTCAAATACAATATCGAATGATAACTTCAGAACAATTATCGTTCCTAGCACGGTATTGATAAAATCGCCCATTCTTCTTTAATCATCATCTCTAttctacttttttatttttcgaaGGTTTTCCTTCATTGAGTAGGCTTTTgatttcgtaataattttttttaaataagagcaatatttctaaagtttttaatttattgtgatacattctgtgattcatttagagtataaaataaaccttcataattttaaatcatcattcctggaccgaaaatcaagtaacgaagcagtgtgtgataacataaccttatcttttggacaacattaacattttatcaaaatttttggagagaaatagtacaggctcagcctagtttttcctccaatgtcataattgtattatgattatagtattttatacaataaatgaatgaatatttttaccGTGCTCATAAACCTCCTCCGTTATATTCATATCCttcaaaaatgttaataattattttcagtaatGTGTTGATTACTACTTGTAGAAAAACAATATTCCGAATTGAACctataaaaatacttatgtaGCGGACGTCATAATTATTACATAGTGTCAAATTCTTGAAGTTTGTGAATCACATTATAATTGTCGACCTACATGTGAAGAAGCCATTTACATAATGTTCCTAACTAGGCATTGACGCAAAACCAATATCTATAGGGAAAAATGTAATAAAGAAGTGTGTGAAATGTTACCACCCATTTGTCAGAAACCTGCTTCTAAAAACAGTAGAGTGACATATTTGATAACTTtgctagaaaaataatttatgtagtTTTGAAGAAGATCATGCATATATCACTGTTGAACTCATACAATATACAGTTATTCCTATAGAAAGTAAAATTGGTTTCAGATACAATATAtttgtattacaaatattacAATCTTTGCCAATAATTTTATGAGTTGAACATTGTGATATTGTCTATCCATATAATATATTCTCTTTGATTTCCATGCGATCTCGGATCATTTTTGAAGTAatcattttgtaaaaaaattatttctataatatatttttaccATAAACAAATGTAGAATACTCACATTGTATGCtttaattgtattattatttttcaaagcttCAACGCTTTCTTTTTCTGCTACTGCCATTGCATCTCTATAATGACTATCCACTAAACCCAATTGATAGACGAAATCGCTGTAATGGAGCATTGTTTTGGGGTCCGTAAAGCCGTTTCCGATGGCCACACCTatgaaataaagttttaatAGTTAATTTTATTGAGACACAGTGATATttgcaaaataaaaataacccaGTAAAATTTAGCTACATACTGGTATTCAgcaaatttactgaatattgtcagtaattactattatttttctcagactcataatagtaatatagaaactcgtataaataataaattataggaaAGGAAACtgtatagaaaaaataaagtaagAGTCATACTCAATTTTTCACACACTGTAATGCATGCAAAAATAAACTTAGCCCGGAATTATTCCTAActcaaataaatattctattcctAAACTGAATTAGAgttgtgaatttcttgattAATCACGAATTGTGATGCAATTACTATCAATTTTCGGTTGAAATTTTTGACTTACAATCACTAGGTAcctatttttcttgaaattgatttttttaatacaaTTATTGCTGGATTACCGAACTccatagaaaaaaaaacaattcaacTGAAATCATAAAACAGATGAAGATCTCCAtaagaaaaattagaaaatgataaaataaaacatttttagtacttaatagtttttttattatcttAATTATTGTTGTCAACTGTATGGACTAGCCTACAGGACTCAGTGAGTTAATAATTTGTCATTTGCAACTCACGAAAGTTTGTTTTAATGATAACTACTTGGTTCATCGTACAACTTAacatcattaaaaataaataattgtaactAGATCATAAATTACATATCTCAGAAATTTTGTTCTGTAACTTTTAACGAAAAAAACGTCACTCAAAATAGATACACTATTGAATACTAAAAAATAcactattgaaaaaatgaaaaattgtcttttttttgttgaaattatgttttaggtgaaaatgtgtAATAACAAACTTTGGAGAACAGTTTATTGCTATTAGAGTCCCGTTCACTAGAGGTCTCTATCATTGATGGTAACCATTCTATGGCCGTTTCAATGAACCGCTACATCTGTCATTTTGAATCGGCCATCAAGTTTGGATATCATAAGATTCACTAGAATCAGTATATTTGGGTCTATTCACTAAACTGACCTCGAAGCCCTTTTTTGTGCCATAAGAAGCCCTACTTCCAATGTTCTTGATATGGTACTTTGTTTCAACAGTGATCCTGTGTATACTGAGTGTTGAAAGATAAATATATAGCACTTGAAGTGCTAAGCAAAAAAGTCATACTTGAGAAGAGATTTACAATCTCTCCATCACAATAATCACCTCTGTCACTATAATGCAGTCTCACCTTGTAAGTTGATCTTGAAATCaggattatttgaatttttcttgtGAATAGTATGCGCAAGAGTTGGGATAAACTTTCCTGAAAATCATCAATGacaacaaattattgtaaaagatGCTTTAACAATTTGTTAgtattacataaattataaaatattgctAAGATTTATTAATCAgcatattgatattttattgaaaccTCAACTGTCTTAAacatttataaatattgaaaaatagtaCCTATTACAGTATGTATCACTCAATTCCTCATTATTACCTTCAAGTGAAGAAGGTTGCAAAAAGTGgaatatttttacaatgaaCATAAGTTTGGAAAGCTGTGTATGTTTGAAGCTAATAATGCCTATCAGAAATAGAATAATCCGATCTCATCAACTTGAATTTcactattaattttattttcaaacattatCACAGATAAAGTTGACTAAATGCATAATTATTTagttaattataatttgaattttggttgTATTGAGTTAATTTTTTCCGTTCTCTTGAAAAgtcttgaaaaatgtaaaatgaatGAAGATCACGTTTACCTGCATATGATTCTCCAGTGATATAGAAAGGAGCACTTTTATAATTCTCGAATATGGAATAGAACTGAGTCAAAGCTGAATATAGGTGCTCTCCAACTTTTTCCTGATTTTCGCAGTAGCCCTCTTCAGTGTCTGTGAAACTGAACCCTAGACACAGAAAATTCAGTAACTCACATACATTATCt
It encodes:
- the LOC111050152 gene encoding venom serine carboxypeptidase-like, whose product is MFLLCHGVALVLLTGVACTENVDYKFDIPLLRSAYPVWDTVPISGKSGVGDPLILTPFIESKELGKARDLALVKNLPGLSESDDIESYSGFFTVDEEHNSNLYFWFFPSMTKNENDPVLLWLQGGPGASSLYGLFEEIGPFSVTTDMKLKLNKHSWHRNHSLIFIDNPVGTGFSFTDTEEGYCENQEKVGEHLYSALTQFYSIFENYKSAPFYITGESYAGKFIPTLAHTIHKKNSNNPDFKINLQGVAIGNGFTDPKTMLHYSDFVYQLGLVDSHYRDAMAVAEKESVEALKNNNTIKAYNGWAETLLLFAHGSHFHNLYNFLSPKNKPLEDFFAVYLQTPEVRRVLHVGDLEFTSIGKVYLKMIPDFMNSVQPTVEEVINNYRVLFYSGQMDIIVAYPLSVNLFENLMHSGSDEYRNATRNAWMVDNELAGYIKQAGNFTEVLVRNAGHMVPADQPEWAYKLISDFALNQLKSSSDDEFII